The Phaseolus vulgaris cultivar G19833 unplaced genomic scaffold, P. vulgaris v2.0 scaffold_142, whole genome shotgun sequence genome has a segment encoding these proteins:
- the LOC137817566 gene encoding protein SODIUM POTASSIUM ROOT DEFECTIVE 2-like isoform X2, with translation MKRMDIFCASQASTAICLSMDQASCSSSSNTILLGGRVIDRHNPIINDSRRSTSKSLTAPCSSSHSPINPKPYHELHKPKKNSSSKTAAKGLENHRKKNTSQNITEHVTNTSKPIDSIVGRSLLKPTSDLITPHGSTRSLLGGSSLLDASLVNTKTSQLGHQEETISASKHSSSSHQNSCSSDQVVVLRVSLHCKGCEGKVRKHLSRMQGVSSFNIDFAAKKVTVVGDVTPSSVLASISKVKSAQLWPPATASAVGSATVEAKK, from the exons ATGAAACGCATGGACATCTTCTGTGCATCTCAAGCCTCCACAGCCATATGTCTCAGCATGGATCAAGCCTCATGCTCCTCTTCTTCCAACACCATTCTGCTCGGAGGCCGAGTCATTGACCGCCACAACCCCATTATCAATGACTCAAGAAGGAGCACTTCCAAATCTCTCACTGCCCCATGTTCCTCCTCTCACTCACCCATCAACCCCAAGCCTTACCATGAGCTCCACAAGCCCAAGAAAAACTCTTCTTCCAAAACTGCAGCAAAGGGTCTTGAAAATCACAGGAAGAAGAACACATCACAGAATATCACTGAACATGTCACCAACACTTCTAAACCAATTGACAGCATTGTGGGTAGGAGTTTGCTTAAGCCAACTTCTGATTTAATCACTCCTCATGGTTCAACTAGATCTTTGCTCGGTGGCTCCTCCTTATTAGATGCTTCTTTGGTTAATACCAAAACTTCTCAACTCGGTCATCAAGAGGAAACCATTTCTGCTTCTAAACATTCCAGCTCTTCTCATCAAAACTCCTGTTCCTCAGACCAG GTTGTGGTGTTGAGGGTATCTTTGCATTGCAAAGGATGTGAAGGGAAAGTGAGGAAACACCTCTCCAGAATGCAAG GAGTTAGTTCCTTCAACATAGATTTTGCTGCAAAGAAGGTGACTGTTGTTGGGGATGTGACTCCATCGAGTGTCTTGGCTAGCATATCAAAGGTGAAGAGTGCACAATTATGGCCACCAGCAACTGCATCAGCAGTGGGATCAGCCACTGTTgaagcaaagaaataa
- the LOC137817566 gene encoding protein SODIUM POTASSIUM ROOT DEFECTIVE 2-like isoform X1: MKRMDIFCASQASTAICLSMDQASCSSSSNTILLGGRVIDRHNPIINDSRRSTSKSLTAPCSSSHSPINPKPYHELHKPKKNSSSKTAAKGLENHRKKNTSQNITEHVTNTSKPIDSIVGRSLLKPTSDLITPHGSTRSLLGGSSLLDASLVNTKTSQLGHQEETISASKHSSSSHQNSCSSDQVVVLRVSLHCKGCEGKVRKHLSRMQGDLKIVDSGVSSFNIDFAAKKVTVVGDVTPSSVLASISKVKSAQLWPPATASAVGSATVEAKK, from the exons ATGAAACGCATGGACATCTTCTGTGCATCTCAAGCCTCCACAGCCATATGTCTCAGCATGGATCAAGCCTCATGCTCCTCTTCTTCCAACACCATTCTGCTCGGAGGCCGAGTCATTGACCGCCACAACCCCATTATCAATGACTCAAGAAGGAGCACTTCCAAATCTCTCACTGCCCCATGTTCCTCCTCTCACTCACCCATCAACCCCAAGCCTTACCATGAGCTCCACAAGCCCAAGAAAAACTCTTCTTCCAAAACTGCAGCAAAGGGTCTTGAAAATCACAGGAAGAAGAACACATCACAGAATATCACTGAACATGTCACCAACACTTCTAAACCAATTGACAGCATTGTGGGTAGGAGTTTGCTTAAGCCAACTTCTGATTTAATCACTCCTCATGGTTCAACTAGATCTTTGCTCGGTGGCTCCTCCTTATTAGATGCTTCTTTGGTTAATACCAAAACTTCTCAACTCGGTCATCAAGAGGAAACCATTTCTGCTTCTAAACATTCCAGCTCTTCTCATCAAAACTCCTGTTCCTCAGACCAG GTTGTGGTGTTGAGGGTATCTTTGCATTGCAAAGGATGTGAAGGGAAAGTGAGGAAACACCTCTCCAGAATGCAAG GGGATCTTAAAATTGTTGATTCAGGAGTTAGTTCCTTCAACATAGATTTTGCTGCAAAGAAGGTGACTGTTGTTGGGGATGTGACTCCATCGAGTGTCTTGGCTAGCATATCAAAGGTGAAGAGTGCACAATTATGGCCACCAGCAACTGCATCAGCAGTGGGATCAGCCACTGTTgaagcaaagaaataa